CCTGGAAGCACTGGAAGCACCATCCACCCCCAGCGGAGACCCTCCTCCCAGACACTTCTCTCAGACACCCCCAGCCACCCCTCTCTACTCTTCATTTGTCTTAGAGACAATTTAGTGCCTCTAAATTCCAGAACAGACTCCGATCCTCAAGAAGAAATGTCACCTGAATGAATGGACAGTTAACAAGCCAAGGACTCCAAtatagaaggggttgggggtgaggaagctgcagctgTTTAAGTGGAGACCTGGTGATTTCAGGTCAGGGTCAGCTTTAAGGGCCCAAGAGCCAACAGGGCCAGTAAAGTGTTAACTCAGACATTATACCTCTGCTAACTTGGGTACTCAGTTCTGGGTCAAACTAGAACACAAAGCAGTAGACACCTAGCCATGCTGGAAAGAACCATGTtcaaggctgggtgtggcggctcacgcctgtaatcccagcactttgggaggccaaggacaggagaccacttgaggtcaggagtttgagaccagcctggccaacatgttgaaacctcgtctctactaaaaataggaaaattacccaggtgtggtggcacgcacctgtaatcccagctactcgggaggctgaagcaggaaaattgcttgaacttgggaggcggaagttgcagtgagccgagatcatgccactgccctccagcctaggctacagagggagactccatctcgaaagaaaagaaagagagagagagagagagagagagagaaagaaagaaagaaagaaagaaagaaagaaagaaagaggaaggaaggaaggaaggaaggaaggaaggaaggaagaaaggaaggaagaaagaaagagaccatGTTCAGGTAAAAATAACATCTgccacttactgagcacctactatgggcCAGTTGCCATGCTTCATGCTGGGTAGACATTCTCTTGTTTGACCCTCACAACAACTGTTATTATCCCTgtgtgacagatgaggaaactggggcatgAGTCAAGTTGTTAGTAAGTGGTGACGCCAACTTTCAAAGTTCAGCACCCTTGGCAGAGAGACTAGACTTAGCCATGCTGTGATCCAGGAGCAGAATTAGGACCCAATGGGAAGAACTGTAGGGACTTCATAAGACTTGAGTCGAGGGAGGGCTTGTTAGGTAGTCAGCTCCCTGTCCTGGAAATGTGTGAGCAAACACTAGATAAGTATCTTCAGGACTCCTGTTGCAGAAATCCCTGGATGGGTCCTAGCTTAGCTGCCCTACAAGCTCTGAGATTCTATCTTGGACCCTGTGAACTATACAGAGCCCCTGAAGGGCTCACACAGGCCCTCCCCACCcttgcctcagcccctccctATACCTTTCTGAAGGCCCAAGGGTGCCTCATCACAAGACCCCCCACCTGTAAGTAGGACACCCCTTGAAGATATTGGTCAGACAGCGCCCCAGAGCTCAGGGAGCCTAAGCTCTGAGGGCCTCCCATGAGGCTGATTTGCTCTctggagaggcagggaggggcgAGTGAAGTCAAGCCTCTTCTTGcacacctgccctggcctctcccaTCGACACAACCAGGAGCCGTTTCTGAGGAAATGAGAGTAGAGGGGCAGAGTTGGTAGGTGGGCGTAGGGCAGGCCCCAGGGGAGAGCAGGTTCACCCTGTAGTTAACTGGGAAAGGCCCTGGCTTGGATTTCAGGATTCCTGTGTGGGAGCACTGGAATGTGATCCCCTGCTGGGACTCAACCCAGGGAGAAGCACCCAACACAGTCTCCCTGCAGCCCACCTGAGGGAATGAGGCTCcttcaggccaggcagggagcagggGGTGGAGGAGACACACGACAGGCATCCAGCCCTAGCCCAAGCCACCAATTAACTTCACGGCCTGAGGCAAGTTACGTCACCTCTTGGCCTGCTTCCTCCTCTGTACAGTGATGATAACATCCCGCCAGTGAGGCCTGATAGAGATAAATATTCGACAAGGCCCTGTGGAAAGCTGACTGTGTTTATACCCTTGTAAAGTGCTATTATTACCCGGGGGGACCTTGGGGAGGGCCCCTGCTGGTCTGACCTGAAATGTCACTCCCAGACAGGATGCTGGATCCTGTCCTTTCCTGAGGGCAGCCCAGGGGTAGGTAGGGCCTGTTTCTAAAGAAGAGAACCCAGCACTCGGCAAACATGCACTGATGTTGGTGATGATCTttggatgatgatggtgatggaaaCTGATTCCATCTGTGCACCACACCCTGACGGCAGGATGGGCTCAAACACAGGGGCGGCAGTTACCCTCCTGGGCATCGCTCCCACCCACCCCTTCCCGCCAGGAAAGCTGTCCACTCACACCCTGTCCTCCCCTCGAGAGGAAAATTCCTGTAGTAGACCTCATGGGCCAGAGGCAGTGACCAGGGGAGGGGACAGAAAAGGTTGGGGGCCACACTGAGCTGGAAGTCGACTCCTTGGACACCCCCAAGCCCCACAAACATGTTCATCGAAGCAATTATGACTTGCTCTAGGGAGACCCCAGGGGTCAGGCCAGGATCTGGCGACCCAGAGAATAACTGCCCCTTCTTGATTTGTTCAGCAAAGCGAGAGCCTGGGGGACTGAAGAGTTGTGACTTCTAAGGGAACAGCCGAGTTGTTAACACAGCTTGCAGGAGTCTTGTCTACTTCCAAAGTGGTGCCATGTTCATCGTTTCATTGGCTACTTCTCATACCAGCTCCATGTCTTCCGGGTACAAAAGCTGAGCCCAATTGGGTAACCAAACGCTTAAGGTAGCAGAGATAATGACCAAGTCAGGACAGGTCTCTTAAGCCAGCCTCTGGCTACCCCATCATTGTATCTGTCCATTGATAAGGCGGAGCCTGCACTGACCCATGAGTCACAAACACGGCCAGGGCCCCTAAGCCTGGTCCCGGCATAGCCACACCTGCCCCCACGTATCCACCCTCCTGTTTGGAGACACCCACCACCCCAACTGTGGAGGCTACGAGTAGTAACAGGGGTAGCGTATGAGGACATCCAAACAGAATCGAGCTGCTTGGATAAGCTGCAGAGAGCAGACAGCGTTTCCCTACTACAGTGTGGAAAACTGCAATGAATCCAGCCTGCAGCAGGTGACCCCTCTGGTCCAGAGATCAAAAGGATATAAGGGGGAGAAGGTTTGGTGCCAGCTCTGGGGTTGTGGCAGCTGCCCTCTTGAGCTCTGCTGGGCCCCACTCGAAGGGCCTTTTCACATCCTGTTGTGGCCAGTCATCACTGCCCATTTCACTGACAGAAAGTGACACCTGAGGTCGGGGGGTCTGAAAGCTTCCAGTCCAATCCCCACTCAGAGGAGGTAGGCTCCAGGAAATGAGGCCCAGGCAGCAGTGTCCTGGACAGTAGGAGGGGGAGGGAACTGGGTGGGGTGTCTTGCCTGGGCTTGTTTCCTTGGTGACGAAGAGGACAGGTCTGCTTGCTCCACAGGACAGGGAGCTGGAGCAGAAACAGTGACAAGGCTTTTCCCCAAGTTGGACAAACACAGCTCTCATTCTTCACCTGGGCCCTGAGTGGCTTATCACAAAAGCAGGATTTCCTTTAGATGAACCGCACTGGGGTTTCAGACAGAAATGGAGTCTTGGAGGAAAGGAAGCcagcaagaggaggaggaggagacaggcAGCCTCAGGACAGAGAAAGGAGCTCCTGGAACAAAGCAGCACTAGGTTGTGTGTGCAGCACAGCCCCGCTGCACGCTGCGCTTCCAGGCAGGTGCTCCAATGTGGCGGCTCTGTTAGCGCCCAGCCTTGTGGCAAGGTAGAGGCATCCTAACAGTCCATTCCTGAAGGGACGTTCTCTAGGAAAGACACTTAGCAAGCCAGATTATCTAGTTACACATTAcactgtgtgttttcattttgctaTAATCCTAGGATTTTAGTAAAGTCCTGTTGAAAGGTCTGGTCTTGACTCAGCCATGCTGGGGGCAGCTAAGGAGGATCCAGGATCCATCTCTGGGCCAAGGTGGTAAAGGACAGCAGTGCCCTCTGGGGCCTGCCTATTGGCAGGGGCGTCAGTGAGGGCTCCCCAAGAAGGTGAAGGTGTCTCTTCTGTAGCTGTgtccgctccactgcactcctcacCTGTTACCAGCCTCAGAGGGCTGGGCTCTACCTCATTAAGGGAGTCCTCACAGGCTCCCCTTTTGGCTTCTAGGACTCCAGCCATCCCACCTCTTTCCTTCAACAGAGCATCCATCCCTGGCAACTTTAGGTTCATGGCCAGAGCTTCtgggaggagaaaaataaatgactggccgggcgcggtggctcacgcctgtaatccttgaactttgggaggccgaggtgggtggatcacctgaggtcaggagttcgagaccaggctggccaacatggagaaaccccatctctactaaaaatacaaaaattagctgggcatggtggcaggcacctgtaactccagctacttgggaggctgaggcgggagaactgcttgaacccgggaggcggaggttgcagtgagctgaaatcacgccactgcactccagcctgggccacaagagcgaaactgtctcaaaaaaaaaaaaaaaaaaaaatcatggactTGTCACAAAAACCATAACTGCCCCAAATTCCCCAGAGTGAAGCCCTTACCTCGATTAGGCCTGCCCTGTGTCCAACCCAGGACCACATCAGAAAAGATTCCCTAAGAAGATGATATCCACTGggccagaatttaaaaataattatattaataataaatatgttaaattacatttaaaacaataaatagaaaaataaactgataaataaaatcaacaggtacaaaatgtttcaaaattccaaccaaaaaaaacacacacgGACAGTCAGCAGACAAGACAAATGGACAGAACGGGAGGGCGCTAAACGCAATCACAGGAACCCTTCACAGTTGACGTCTCGGCTCCCTCCTCGCCTGGTCACCCTTCTCtccccagcctggagacagacCAGGAGACTCGGTGGCTATCTCTGGAGACTCCAGCCAGCACAGGGAAGCATCTGGTCCCACCTCCATGCCTTCTGCAAAGCAACCCTGAACCCTGGGGAGGGTGGGTTCAGAAGACAGGAGTGTGAGGCACAGGCTGGATCATGGTGGGGCAAAGGGTGGTGAGGACTGGGACGTCCCTACAGAGGCAGGTCGGTGCTGTTGTGCCGGGTTTTCCTGGCGGTGCCATCGTCTCGGGGCAGAGCTCTCTGCAGGTTGGACATGGCCACGGTCTTTTTGAGGTCAATCACGGCGTAGGAGTCTGAGCTTCGGGCAGGGTGGGTGGTGGGCATGGGGGCTTGGGGGCTCGAGGGGTTCTGGGACCCCTTAGGGTGGTCTCCACCCCAGCCCTTTAGCTCCACCTGGATGTAGTTAAGCTGCCTTGGGGGCTCGGGCCCCGGCCGGCGGAAATCAAAGTTGAAGACCCTTGGGGAGCCGCGGCGGCGGGTCAGTGGCACAGGAAAGCTGCCGTGGCTGCGGATTGCGGTCCGCGTGCTGGTGGGCTTCTGCAGTGGGGTCTCGTCCTCCTCACCATCAGGGAAGCCATTGGAAGAGGGTGTGAGCCCATCCCTCAAGTCCCCATCATCCCCAGCCTCCCCTCCCAGCTGCTGGGCTTGGCTTTCCCACACAGGGGGCAGTGGGGGCAGGTTCTCATAGTGCAGCAGGGCGGCCCGGCGGTGGGCAAggccattccagcctgggtcctCTGGGCTCAGTCTCCAGCCAGCCCCTCGCCGCAGCCCCCCGCTGACGTTCTCGTAGGTGCACTTAGGCTGGGCTGGGCACTCGGAAGGGGCCTCATTGTTATTATTGTGGTGTGGGGGGTCATGCAGGCTGGGACAGAGGCCCTGGCACTTCACCATGTGCCGCCGAGCAGGGGTCGGGCCCAACACAAACTTCACCTGGCCTGGCTGCAAGAACACCTGTGGGTCCCGTTGGTCAGGACCCTGGGCCTGCAGGAGGAAGGGTGCCTGACCctcaggcaggggctgcaggcaGTGGCGGCCCCTGCGGTGGTCATCTTCACTGGCCGGTGTGTTGACATAGGTGTGGGACTGGGGAAAGAGTCCAAATGAGGCAGGAGTGTCCCAGGgcagggagaaaagagaacagaagGGACAGGATGAGAGAAAAGAAGCACACAGAAAAAGAGCTAGAGTTTCTTCTTCCTTGTCCTCCAACCCTTCTGAGGAAGCTGCTCCCTTTTGGGGACAGGAAGGGACCGTTACAATGTTCTTCCCCTTCCCGTGATCCTTACTGGGAGGAGGTAGCCTTATTTCCTATCCCTCGTCCCCACCCAGACCAACAGGGCACGGGCTGGCCGGCTGCGTGCTCACCTGCTCATCAGGAGCAATGAGGGCATGGGTGGACTCTTCCCCAAGCGAGGGGTGCCGCAGGCTGCTTGTCGAGAGCCGCCGGGGAGCTGAGCATCGTGGGCCCTCTCCAGGGCAGCCATTGGAAAAGCTGGAGACAGTGTATCCTAGAGCTGAGAACAGGGGAGACAAGCCCAGGAGAGGGGAACTTAAGCCACCTGACAACCACTTGCAGCTGTGTGTGCGGCATCTTGGGACTCCTTTAATGGAGGAGAGATGCTCTCAGGGCCTCACAGTGGTTAAACCCCACTGAGCCACCAGCCCCCCATTATCCTTCATCTTTCCTCTGCTCTTCAAACCCTGCCCTTTCCCTCAAGCTCAGCTTGAAGCACCTCACCACTGTCTCCATTATAGACTCACCCGAAATGCACAAAGCACATCTTGTTGTCACTGAACTGTCCCTTTGCTTCATTCTAGGTCTGCCAGTAAGGTCCAGGGAAGCTCCTCAAAAAAAGGGACTGTGCTTCTATTTCTCCTGTCCCCCACGGGCCAGTGCAGGGAGCGCAGAACACCAAACAGGTGCCTGATCTGAATTCAATGACTGAACAAGCAGAAATTGTAGGACCCTCTCCAGAATACAGTCATGGCCAGAGATGCCTGCACCAGCAGCAAGGAGGGCATATGGGGATGACCCAACAGACAGAGGACGAAAGCAAAAAAACTCCAGACTGCCATTTCTACGGAAACCCAAAGTCTTCCTGTCTGCTCCCCAACCATCAGTCAATACAAGGCCCAGGACTCAACAGCCTCAGCTTGAGTCACCTAGCCCAGCCCAGGACTTATCGATCCTCAAGAATGGTTCTGATCATGGACAACTGTCCTGGAAGGCTGGCTCACCCAGCCTTCCCCCAACCTGCCAGCTTGACTTGTCCCTCAGATTTGTGTTTCctgggcctgtgtgtgtgtgtgtgtacactggGGTCTCCTCACCATTGGGAGGCTGGGGGGCTCGAGGGAGGTCAAGCTCAGCGGGGTGGCTATTGCGGGTGATGATGACAGGCTCTTCCATCACATTGATGCTGTTGCACTGCATCAGATCCTGAAGGAGGTTGAAGATTTCCTCAGCCCGGGAACacttaaatgcaaatattcctggagaaggagaggaagaaatgacCCTAGGCAATAGGGAAGGACCAGAGGAGCTCAATagatgcacaatgtgcaggaaaTGTCCCTGAACTCCAGTCCCAGGCCTGCAGGGGCAGGAGAGCCTCTCCTCATCTtgagaattctttttcttttttttttgaggtggagttttgctcttgttgcccaggctggagtgcaagggtgcgatctcagctcactgcaacctctgcctcccaggttcaagcaattcttctgcctcagcctctcaagtagctgggattacaggcgcccgccactacgcccggctaattttttgtatttttagttgagacggggtttcaccatgttggtcaggctggtctcaaactcctgacctcaggtaatccgcctgctgtggcctcccaaagtgctgagattacaggcgtgagccaccacacctagccctgAGCATTCTTTCTAGGTCTGCTCTAGAATCCAAGAGCTACTAGAAAGGCTGGGCCCAAGGTACCCTGCCCCACCACGCCCACACCACATTGAATACTCCAGCTATATTCCTCTGAAGCAAAATCATTTTCATAAGGATGTGTGTGTTCAGGGGTCACAAGAAGAGAATCAAAACCAAGGtggaggccgggcatgatggctcacgcctgtaatcccagcactttaggaggccgaggagggtggattacctgaagtcaggagttcaagaccagcctggccaacatggtgaaaccctgtctctactaaaaatacaaaaaatcagccaggcgtggtggtgggcacctgtaatctcaactactcaggaggctgaggcaggagaatcgtttgaacctcggaggtggaggttgcagtgagccgagattgtgccactgcactccagcctgggtgacagagcaagactccatctcaaaaaaaaagaaaaaagaaaagaaaacaaaacaaaaccaaaaaccaaggTGGAAAGGATAGTATTAGATGagtgaacattctttttttttttttttcggagacggtgtctcgccctgttgcccaggctggaatgcaggggtgcaatctcagctcactgcaagctccgcctcccggccattctcacgccattctcctgcctcaacctcccgagtagctgggactacgggcgcctgctaccatacccggctagttttttgtatttttagtagagacggggtttcaccatgttagtcaggatggtctcgatctcctgacctcgtgatccgtccacctcggcctcccaaagtgctggcattacagatgtgagccaccgcgcccagccaggtgaGTGAACACTCTACCTCACATGCGTCCCCCACCTTCCTCTGCCTAACACCCCGTGCTTCCTAGGAAAAAAAGCTCCATCCAGAGCTCCAGCCCTCAGATCGCTGATGACAAGAGGGTCTACTCTGTTCCCTGCTTCTTCACTTATTAGCCCAGTGTGTGGCCAGAAAGCGAATGCCTACTGTATATAGGTTCCTGACCTCATAGATTAAACTCTGGCGTGGGAAGGAAAAATCATGGGCAGACTAGCTAAAGGCAAATATGGCAAGGCAATCACATGGCTCCTCAATGCAGCCAGCCTTATAGCCCTTCAAACTGCAACACTGCAACTCAAGGTCCCAGGAACAGCAGGACTGGGCTGAGTGTCTGTCAATCAGGGGACTCAAAGATGCCCTTGGGGTATTGGGCCAGCATGGACTCCTACACTCCTCTCTGTAACAGGGGGACCTGGGACCTAGGGGAGGCTACCTGGGGTATGCCTGTGCATATACCCACAACTAAGACACAATTAGCCTGGGGAATGGGACAACTATGGTTTGCACAAATAGGATGGGGAGGAAATAGGGGAGAAAAATAACTACTCTGGCAAAATATGACGAGAAGTAGAAAAGACTGGAGTTGTAGAGAACCCCGTGTTGGGGCCAGGGGTAGCCCCTCTGGGAATCCAAGTGTAGATCAAACATCACTAGGAGCAAGGATGCCTCTGCCCGCTCTGCCTGCTCACCCAgcacccctgcctctgcctcatgAATTCCAAGGGTAAAATGCATGGAGGGAAGTCTCCTCCAGCAAACATGACCTCGGAGGCTCACCATTCTGTTGGCAGCCTCATCAGAGAAGCTTGTTCATTCCACCTCTGCACAGTCATAATCCCAAACTGCACTGAACATAATCCCATGCAGGATTCCTTTTGCACAGCTTAAGTCTGGATCCTAAGAGATAAACTCAGACCATGCCACTCTTTCAGAGAGCTGTGGCTGGCTCTAGCCTTGACCTTATGGAATAACCTACCACCCCTGACCTCTGACTGCCAGGAGAATACATCACACGCTACTGCCCACAGGTGATGGGGATAACACTAACCTCTTGAGGGCTAATCTATACATTAGGAACCCTGGAGTCCTGCGTAAGCCCCTGTCCCAGGGTGGGGAAGGGCCTGGTACTCACCCTGGCCTGTCTGACATCGGCGGCCACTCTCAAAGGAAAAGAGGTTGGAGTCGTAGCCATAGCGCCGCAGGCAGAGGTAAGGCCAGCGGACGGCCTCACGCCGATGCAGGTGCAGCACCAGCTCACTCTGTGTCAGCTCCATCACCCCAGAGCCCAGCTCCACCCCCTCGTCATCCACATTTGTCACCTGGAGGGGAGAGGACAGAAGGGTCAACGAGTGAGTCCAACAAGTGTTTGCATGGGTCCCTGAGCCACTGGGAGACAATCTGATGCAGGACAAGGGGTGTGGTACCAAAGGTCACATCCGACTATCACAGACTCTACCGAATGCCACATAACTATATGAAGCAGTGCCATGGACCCACGGCAGTTCTCTGGGCAAATCCTACTTCTCTGGTGCTGAGTTTTGTCATACGGACAGTGAGGGAAGAGGTAGGTAGATGACTTCCAAGGTCAGTTTGTTAGATAACAAATGTTAGATGACCCCAGACAGCCCATGCCTTAGTATCCAAGGGCCAGATGTTAATGGGGAATGGGGTTCAATTGTAAATTCAAAATCTTGAGACTGGGACACCCTGACCTAGGAAAGCCAAGCCCAACGTAGAACCAGTGCATATCTCCTCTACCACCTCCCCAACTGTGTGCCCTTACTGAGGGCTCCCTCTTCTGGTGGGCAGGAGAAACATGTGCTTCAATATGCCCCagaatgaggaggaaggaggaggctcCCTCTACAGAGAGGTG
The window above is part of the Symphalangus syndactylus isolate Jambi chromosome 23, NHGRI_mSymSyn1-v2.1_pri, whole genome shotgun sequence genome. Proteins encoded here:
- the FRS3 gene encoding fibroblast growth factor receptor substrate 3; this translates as MGSCCSCLNRDSVPDNHPTKFKVTNVDDEGVELGSGVMELTQSELVLHLHRREAVRWPYLCLRRYGYDSNLFSFESGRRCQTGQGIFAFKCSRAEEIFNLLQDLMQCNSINVMEEPVIITRNSHPAELDLPRAPQPPNALGYTVSSFSNGCPGEGPRCSAPRRLSTSSLRHPSLGEESTHALIAPDEQSHTYVNTPASEDDHRRGRHCLQPLPEGQAPFLLQAQGPDQRDPQVFLQPGQVKFVLGPTPARRHMVKCQGLCPSLHDPPHHNNNNEAPSECPAQPKCTYENVSGGLRRGAGWRLSPEDPGWNGLAHRRAALLHYENLPPLPPVWESQAQQLGGEAGDDGDLRDGLTPSSNGFPDGEEDETPLQKPTSTRTAIRSHGSFPVPLTRRRGSPRVFNFDFRRPGPEPPRQLNYIQVELKGWGGDHPKGSQNPSSPQAPMPTTHPARSSDSYAVIDLKKTVAMSNLQRALPRDDGTARKTRHNSTDLPL